In Salvelinus alpinus chromosome 36, SLU_Salpinus.1, whole genome shotgun sequence, the genomic stretch TGACAGTATGCCTTATTTGGCAAAAAGTACTCCGCAATGCTTTGCCTTCTCTCCAATAAATACCACCTTGAGAGAGATGATCAATTTAAGCAGGTGTAATAATACACTTAATGTAAAAAGACAACACTAATATATGGCAGTCAGTGCTTTATTTCCACTGAATTCCAAAATATTACTATTTCACCCTCACCGAAACTCACAGTCAGGAATTATAACAATCTGTAACTTTCAATTTGAGTCAAAAGTTAGCCCCTGCACTTTACATTTTTgtcacttacagttagtgcatgtCCGTGGGACAACCACAGAGGTGGAAGAACGGAGCACtctggttggggtgtagggtttgagcatagcctgaaggtagggagaagcagttcctcttgctgctctgtaggcaggtaccatggtcttgtagtggatacgagcttcgactggaagccagtggagcgtgccgaggagcggggtgacatgggagaacttgggaaggttgatcACCAGGCAGGCTGtggcattctggataagttgcaggggtttgatggcacaagcagggagcccagccaacagagagttgcagtagtccaggcgggagatgacaagtggctggattaggacctgcgccacttcctgtgtgaggtagggtcatactcgatggatgttgtagagcatgaatctgcaggagcgagtcactgcttttatgtttgcagagaacgacagggtgttgtccagggtcacaccaAGATTCTTTGCACTATGGGAGGGGGACACCGtagagttgtcaaccgtgatggagatgTCTTGGAGTGGGCAGGCCTTCCTTGGGAGGAAGAGGAGCTTCGTCTTGTCAATGTTTAGCTTGAGGTGGTGgaccgacatccaagctgagatatctgccaggcacgcagagatgcgtgtcgccacTTGAGTGTcagaagggggaaggagaaaagtaattgagtgtcatccgcattacaatgagcccagaGACCATGTCaggatatgacggagccgagtggcttggtgtatagagagaaaaggagagggcctcgaaccgagccctgggggacaacagtagtgagagtatgtggtgcagacacagatcctctccatgcCACCTGGTTTGAGCGGCTtgtcaggtaggatgcaatctaagagtgtgcagagcctgagacgcccagccctgagagggtggagaggaagatctgatggttcactgtgTTAAAGGCAGTGGACAGatctaggaggaggatgagaacagaggagagagagtcagctttggcagtgaggAGAGCCTCACTGATACAGAGGAGAGCAGTTTCAGTTGAGTGAcctgtcttgaagcctgactgacATTCTGAGGGAGCTagcgagagagttggtcagagacagcacgctcaattgttttggaaagaaaagaaagaagggataccagtctatagtttttgatgtcagagtggtcaaGGGTTTCTTGAGGAGGGAAGCGACTCTGGACATTTTTAAGTCAGAGGGGaggcagccagtggtcagggatgagttgatgagggaagtgaggaacgGGAGAAGGTCTCCACAGAGATGGTCAggaaaagggaggaggggatgggttgATCGGGCAGTTTGTCGGGTGGCCGGACATCACTAGTCTCAGGATtttatctggagagagaggggagaaaaaggTTAAGGCGTAGCGTAGTTGTTCTGTGTCAGTGGGACCAATAGACTCactaggctgagtgaatgaggagctGATGTCATCAACCTTGTTTTCAAAGTGGTGACAgagtcgtctgcagagagggatgaggaagggGTGTAGGAttaaggaggaaggagaaggtggaaaagagtttcctagggttaaAGGAAGAAGCTTTAAATTTGGAGTGATAGAAAGTGACTTTCACAGCGGATACAGAGGaagaaaatgtagagaggagggagtgaaaggatgataggtcctccatAAGTTTAGCTTTCCTCGATTTTCGTCCTGCTCTGTATGCTCGCAATAATTTACTCAGCAATGGAACTGGAGGGGAGGGCTGAGTCggccgggaggaaaggggacagtacGAGTCATAAGATACGGAAAGGGAGGAAAGTAGGgttgaagaggcagaatcaggagacaggagggagaaggatttagcagaagggagagatgataggatagatgAGGATAGagtagtggaagagagagagagcgaagattgTGACAGcacatgaccatctgggtaggggctgagtgggttgggtcagaggaggaggaggagagggagacagaaaaggaaacaaaataGTGAtctgagacctggaggggggttgcagtgagattagtaggcgaaCAGCCTCTAGTAAGGAttaggtcaagcgtattgcctgccttgtgagtgggaggggTCCGGGAAAGGGTGAGGCcagaagaggaaaggaggggaaagAAAGAGGTGGAAAGAAATTAACCGAAGGTAGATGTAAGTAGGTTGAAGTCGCCTGGAGATATCagggagtcctctagctatagattgAAAGCTGCTATCCAGTAGTCTTTCCTGTCCAGTAGCTGGCCATGTTCACGCAAGCTTTAGTTCTGGGTCGTGACAAAtgttaggctgcgtttacacaggtagCCCAATTCGGATCTTTTCCCACTTATTGGACCAATAATtttgcaaaagatcagaatttggCTGCATGTGTAAAAACAGACAAAGTATGCATATGATGTTGTGTATTCTTATGAATAAATATAGTTAAATGAATCAACAATAAATTTCATTATTATACTGAAGTCATCCAAATTGAACATGCTCAGAAAGTTAATACATTATCAtctttattatattttttaataacAAAAACAGtacaaaaacatatttatttaAGATATGATTGGTTTCAAGGGTAAGACAGGTTCTGGTGGAGTAAGATAAGATATTACATGGTTTGATTAACGCTCTGCACATATGACCCAAAGGGAAATGAATAGACAAACAGTTTCAGTAACAAATTAATCCAAATTGGTGTGGATGTAgcctacttttctcattgtatgaAAACGGGCTTGTTAAGTCACTAGATCTACTGGCAGTCCAATGAAAGGATCCTCGTGTAAATCCTCAGACGTTTACAGTATACCTAATGCCCACTAATAGAGATAAAGAGGCACGGTTGAGCTGCTAAGCCTGGTAGTCAGTGACGTCAGTCCATATACCGTCAGAGAGGAGGGGGCTTGCAACCCAAACCTTCAGACAAAACTTACAATAAATAAAACGGGAACATTTGCAGTAAAAATATAATCTCACACAGACAGAAGTCACACGATATTTGTTCTAACATTCATTAGCATGTAGCTAGTTAACGTTGAAATAGTCACATATTAAATAACGTTAGGTATCTGAAATTAAAACATTGTGATAAAGCTTAAAGACTCCCTGCATTGGTCATGCATGTATGGTGTGCACTTTAGACTACCATCTTAGatataaatgtaaatgtttacatCACTTTATTTTACATCATAGTTGATATGTACAGCAGGAATCTAATATCTTACTCAGTAAAAAAAAGATTTACACATCCGCAGGCTCAGGCTCAGGCTCAGTCCTCTGAGTCTCTTCCTCCAATAACAATGCAGACTCACTCCTCTGAATCGGTTCCTCCAATAATAACACAGACTCAAGCCTCTGAGTCTGTTCCTCCAATAATAACGCAGTCTGAGGAAAACCAATAGCTTCACTGTTGCGCCGCATCAGGGCATGGCCCCTCACAGGGTACTGCATCTCTGTGAAGGTCAGTGATGCCACCGTGATGGAACAGCGGCCCTGCACCTTGAAGCCAGACTTCTGGTAGAAGGGAACCAGGAAGTCCTCACACATGAGCACAGCACGGCGCACATAGGGCAGGCAGCGTAGATACTGCAGGTAGCGCCACATCAGGATAGGGCCCTTGCCCTGCTGCCGGAAGGTCCGGTGGACCGCCAGCACATGGATATGAACTGTGGAACCTTTGGGCTTGTGAAGAGTTAGGGCGTCCTGCAGCAAAGGAAAAATGCAAATGTAGCTCAAGTAAAGTTCATTCAATAATGTGTACGGTGATGTAATACAGAGCACCTGATTTCGAAAAACTATCAGTGAGCTAATAAAAACACAGGAAGATATAGAGTAAATGACCTATGAATCAATAGGAAATGATATAACATCATAGAAGGTGTCTTACTAGGGTGAGTCTGTCCTGGTCCCATTGGGACCCAATGATGAAGGCTACTAGTCTCCCCTCCTCAAACCAGCCCATGGACAGCTCTGGACACAGCGTGAGGAAATGACGCACCTCATCAAGGTG encodes the following:
- the LOC139564953 gene encoding serotonin N-acetyltransferase-like, with the protein product MSLVGALPFLKPRLSPSVSPGRQRRHTLPASEFRPLNTQDAISVFEIEKEAFISVSGDCPLHLDEVRHFLTLCPELSMGWFEEGRLVAFIIGSQWDQDRLTLDALTLHKPKGSTVHIHVLAVHRTFRQQGKGPILMWRYLQYLRCLPYVRRAVLMCEDFLVPFYQKSGFKVQGRCSITVASLTFTEMQYPVRGHALMRRNSEAIGFPQTALLLEEQTQRLESVLLLEEPIQRSESALLLEEETQRTEPEPEPADV